The following proteins are co-located in the Cetobacterium sp. NK01 genome:
- a CDS encoding PRD domain-containing protein: protein MNLQTRLEILNSSGAITDCTKDTMLNVIEMFNEKHNIKLTEENGAMMVTHLSMAIMRVKNNEPVKTIDEEVFKETLESEHIERANLIYDDLSEVLDVTLPEDEKKYMLVNICVILER from the coding sequence ATGAATTTACAAACTAGACTAGAGATATTAAATAGCTCAGGGGCTATAACAGATTGCACAAAGGATACTATGTTAAATGTAATTGAGATGTTTAATGAAAAACATAATATCAAGCTTACAGAGGAAAATGGGGCAATGATGGTAACTCATCTATCAATGGCTATAATGAGGGTAAAAAATAATGAGCCAGTTAAGACAATAGATGAAGAGGTATTTAAAGAGACTTTAGAAAGTGAGCATATTGAAAGAGCAAATCTTATTTATGATGATTTATCAGAGGTTTTAGATGTAACTTTACCAGAGGATGAAAAAAAATATATGCTTGTAAATATCTGTGTAATTTTAGAAAGATAA
- a CDS encoding amidase family protein has translation MNLKVLSGVQRVKEFLGKSVKKQNPNIVLDLFREKSNYKTFGIKDTSEISDEFIESLLEKGYSWNTIDTSTDRGRAVDLNLLNPVTGKLMIGSSSGTAINVLYGLNTIGVGTDGGGSVLGPAIGLNLYSALLSGIGIKGRTSKKSTDSIDFIPGVGVITQDFSELEKVCEIFLTEIQESIKEFCILDLNYENCEKLKKNFNIDLLENRKKYFEREEMLEFLKEIFEKYKMFIYLEKNIEVLGLGDSVFGVMGEKANEIQRDSNKGFLKVLNMLNCSAITIPTEDIGTAIVVVVPEGKRYLKSLLEIAKILSEDKRPKLYREYFLNYPLKNIDNRDFKIWRGND, from the coding sequence ATGAATTTAAAAGTTCTTTCTGGAGTACAAAGAGTAAAGGAGTTTTTAGGAAAGAGTGTAAAAAAACAAAATCCAAATATAGTTTTAGATCTATTTAGAGAAAAATCTAATTATAAAACTTTTGGAATAAAAGATACCAGTGAAATAAGTGATGAGTTTATAGAAAGTCTTTTGGAAAAAGGATACTCTTGGAATACAATTGACACTTCTACAGATAGAGGACGAGCAGTTGATTTAAATCTTTTAAATCCTGTTACAGGAAAGCTTATGATTGGATCATCTAGCGGAACAGCGATAAATGTTTTATATGGTCTAAACACTATTGGAGTTGGAACTGATGGAGGAGGATCTGTTCTAGGTCCTGCTATAGGATTAAATTTATATTCAGCTTTACTTTCTGGAATTGGAATAAAAGGAAGAACTAGTAAAAAATCTACAGACTCTATAGACTTTATTCCTGGAGTTGGAGTTATAACTCAAGATTTTTCTGAATTGGAAAAAGTTTGTGAGATATTTTTAACAGAGATTCAGGAGAGTATAAAAGAGTTTTGTATATTGGATTTAAATTATGAAAATTGTGAAAAATTAAAGAAAAATTTTAATATTGATCTTTTAGAAAATAGAAAAAAATATTTTGAAAGAGAGGAGATGTTAGAGTTTTTAAAAGAGATTTTTGAAAAATATAAAATGTTTATATATCTTGAAAAAAATATAGAGGTTCTAGGTTTAGGAGACTCTGTCTTTGGAGTTATGGGAGAAAAAGCTAATGAAATCCAGAGAGATTCAAATAAGGGATTTTTAAAAGTTTTAAATATGTTAAACTGCTCTGCTATAACTATTCCAACTGAGGATATTGGAACAGCCATAGTTGTAGTTGTACCAGAAGGAAAAAGATATTTAAAATCATTATTAGAAATAGCTAAAATTCTTAGTGAAGATAAAAGACCAAAACTTTATAGAGAGTATTTTCTAAATTATCCATTAAAAAATATAGATAATAGAGATTTTAAAATTTGGAGGGGAAATGATTAA
- a CDS encoding YhfZ family protein, which yields MNNTTGKLQKAIVGLSKDILGRDVEDNLDTITNYSENLELSLGTIQKALKELTDIKVIDLKKKGKYGTVIENIDYKKLLHVLKMDYLLCVMPITYSQRYKKIMDSITNSLKIPIPLYFSHMRGGYVRLKLIEEGVYHFGVVSKLAAQNAIESGLNLEIIEQFGPRTYVTKHVILKRKNEKVVNVGKDPESNDHIFLTNFNFQKNENIKFIDIKYSEVIENLIDGKIDAAIWNYDDVLDKMVHLEKHGIIIEELNENEGNLLATESVIVIKKDNEVIKNIFKKFFDKEKFKLID from the coding sequence ATGAACAACACAACAGGAAAATTACAAAAAGCTATAGTAGGTTTATCTAAAGATATTTTAGGTAGAGATGTAGAGGACAATTTAGACACAATTACAAATTATTCAGAGAATTTAGAGTTATCTTTAGGAACTATCCAAAAAGCTCTAAAGGAGTTAACAGATATAAAAGTAATTGATCTAAAGAAAAAAGGTAAATACGGAACTGTTATTGAAAATATAGATTATAAAAAACTTTTACACGTATTAAAGATGGATTATCTTCTATGTGTTATGCCAATAACATATTCTCAGAGATACAAAAAGATAATGGATAGTATAACAAATAGTTTAAAAATACCTATTCCACTTTATTTTTCTCATATGAGAGGTGGATATGTAAGATTAAAACTTATTGAAGAGGGTGTCTATCATTTTGGTGTTGTCTCAAAATTAGCGGCTCAAAATGCAATTGAATCAGGATTAAATTTAGAGATCATAGAGCAATTTGGACCGAGAACTTATGTGACGAAACATGTTATTTTAAAAAGAAAAAATGAGAAAGTGGTTAATGTTGGAAAAGATCCAGAGTCTAACGACCATATTTTTTTAACAAATTTTAATTTTCAAAAAAATGAAAATATAAAATTCATAGATATTAAATACTCAGAGGTTATTGAAAATTTAATAGATGGAAAAATAGATGCAGCAATTTGGAATTATGATGATGTTCTAGATAAGATGGTTCATCTTGAAAAACATGGAATTATAATAGAGGAGCTAAATGAGAATGAGGGAAATCTTTTAGCTACAGAGTCAGTTATAGTAATAAAAAAAGATAATGAGGTTATAAAAAATATATTTAAAAAGTTTTTCGATAAGGAAAAATTTAAACTTATAGATTAA
- a CDS encoding YhfT family protein: MNYIVAVLLGGLAALLANRGVAIFNDGLRPIVPEFLEGRMDRKSLAATSFALSFGLVVGFGIPFSLTTHIILIHSILLGTDIIGTSFSYDKKGAVLSTIAGGLYGLLITLGLKIVVELFAKLPVNFLPSLGKVGSPIIVAFAAFPALVVAYQYGIKKGATTFGLTIVVRQIIQKYGTFMFDGSKVVLNPDGMALLVAMVIMIAFAMREKAAAGSPGSNAMLLNIFAARVERIKKNILGLALMGGIISAAISLHLVAGDPISLNLLADGKTSEAGLAALARAIGFVPLVATTAIATGVYAPAGMTFVFAIGIFLRNPFVAFIGGAAAICIEIYALGAIAKFLDKFPGVKGCGDQIRTAMSRVLEVALIVGGMIAADAMAPGLGYLFVAGVYILNKTAKKPLVDMAVGPVAAIFFGILLNIFSVLGLYGA; this comes from the coding sequence ATGAACTATATAGTTGCAGTTTTATTAGGAGGTTTAGCAGCACTTTTAGCTAACAGAGGAGTAGCTATATTTAATGATGGATTAAGACCAATTGTTCCAGAATTCCTAGAGGGAAGAATGGATAGAAAATCTTTAGCAGCCACAAGTTTTGCTTTAAGTTTTGGATTAGTTGTTGGATTTGGAATACCATTTTCACTGACAACACATATAATTCTTATTCACAGTATTCTTTTAGGAACAGATATAATTGGAACATCTTTTAGTTATGATAAAAAAGGAGCAGTTCTATCAACTATAGCTGGAGGACTTTATGGATTACTAATAACTCTTGGTTTAAAAATCGTTGTAGAACTTTTTGCAAAGTTACCTGTAAACTTCTTACCATCTCTTGGAAAGGTAGGATCACCAATTATAGTTGCCTTTGCAGCATTCCCAGCATTAGTTGTAGCTTATCAATATGGAATAAAAAAAGGAGCAACAACTTTTGGATTAACTATAGTTGTAAGACAAATTATTCAAAAGTATGGTACCTTTATGTTTGATGGAAGTAAAGTAGTATTAAACCCAGATGGAATGGCCCTACTTGTTGCCATGGTAATAATGATAGCTTTTGCCATGAGAGAAAAAGCAGCAGCAGGTTCTCCAGGTTCAAATGCAATGTTATTAAATATATTTGCAGCTAGAGTTGAAAGAATAAAGAAAAATATTTTAGGTCTAGCACTTATGGGTGGAATAATATCTGCTGCTATAAGCTTACACTTAGTAGCAGGAGATCCAATATCTTTAAATCTTTTAGCAGATGGAAAGACATCAGAAGCTGGACTTGCAGCACTAGCTAGAGCCATTGGATTTGTTCCATTAGTTGCAACAACTGCTATAGCAACAGGAGTTTATGCTCCTGCAGGTATGACATTTGTATTTGCAATTGGAATATTTTTAAGAAATCCTTTTGTAGCTTTTATTGGAGGAGCAGCAGCTATATGTATTGAAATATATGCTCTTGGAGCTATAGCTAAATTCTTAGATAAGTTCCCAGGAGTAAAAGGTTGTGGAGATCAGATTAGAACAGCTATGTCTAGAGTTTTAGAAGTGGCACTTATTGTTGGTGGAATGATTGCAGCTGATGCAATGGCTCCTGGACTTGGTTATCTATTTGTAGCTGGAGTTTATATATTAAATAAAACAGCTAAAAAACCACTTGTGGATATGGCAGTAGGACCAGTTGCAGCTATATTCTTTGGAATTTTATTAAATATATTCTCAGTTTTAGGATTATATGGTGCATAG
- a CDS encoding phosphotriesterase has protein sequence MIKDITYMHEHVTIDLSKEKNNIDCKLDTFDATKEEFLKLKELGVTRVVDVSNVGIGRDVEYVMRMEEATGLDIYMSTGYYKEPFLPKEVEELTVEKLAQKMITDITVGIDGRNKCAKFIGEIGTGFEIITELEKKVFHAAAIAQKATGVFITTHTSLGKLGHEQLDFLESLGVDLSKVILGHTALKNDLPYIKSLLERGVYIEFDTIGKNSYLPDETRVEFIKTLCEEGWSDRLIMSVDLTRRSHLKINGGIGYAYLIEKFVPMLIEAGVKESDLKKMLVENPKKILGIGEK, from the coding sequence ATGATTAAAGATATAACATATATGCATGAACATGTAACAATTGATCTCTCTAAGGAGAAAAATAATATAGATTGTAAGTTAGATACCTTTGATGCTACAAAAGAGGAGTTTTTAAAATTAAAAGAGCTTGGAGTGACAAGAGTTGTAGATGTGAGTAATGTTGGAATTGGTAGAGATGTAGAATATGTTATGAGAATGGAAGAGGCAACAGGATTAGATATATATATGTCTACAGGATATTATAAAGAACCTTTTTTACCAAAAGAGGTTGAAGAGTTAACAGTTGAAAAGTTGGCTCAAAAGATGATAACTGATATCACAGTAGGGATAGATGGAAGAAATAAATGTGCAAAATTTATAGGAGAAATTGGAACAGGATTTGAAATTATAACTGAACTTGAAAAAAAGGTTTTTCACGCAGCGGCAATTGCTCAAAAAGCAACAGGAGTTTTTATAACAACTCATACAAGTTTAGGAAAATTAGGACATGAACAACTAGATTTTTTAGAGAGTTTAGGAGTAGATTTAAGCAAAGTTATCTTAGGTCATACAGCTTTAAAAAATGATTTACCTTATATAAAATCTCTTCTTGAAAGAGGTGTGTATATAGAGTTTGATACTATTGGTAAAAACAGTTATCTTCCTGATGAAACAAGAGTTGAATTTATAAAAACACTTTGTGAAGAGGGATGGAGTGATAGATTAATAATGTCTGTTGATTTAACTAGAAGATCTCATCTGAAAATAAATGGTGGGATCGGTTATGCATACTTAATTGAAAAGTTTGTGCCTATGTTAATAGAGGCAGGAGTAAAAGAGAGCGATTTAAAAAAGATGTTAGTGGAAAATCCAAAAAAAATATTAGGAATTGGGGAGAAATAA
- a CDS encoding DUF2620 domain-containing protein produces the protein MKRIVVGGQIDKERLADTVRKICGDKAVITVKTDIEAAMDVKTNMADYYLGACNTGGGGALAMAIALLGANNCATVSMPGNIKSDDEIKAEIAAGKKAFGFTAQHIDAVVPVILAEILK, from the coding sequence ATGAAAAGAATAGTTGTAGGTGGACAAATTGATAAAGAGAGATTAGCTGACACAGTAAGAAAAATCTGTGGAGATAAGGCAGTTATAACAGTAAAAACTGATATTGAAGCAGCTATGGATGTAAAAACAAATATGGCAGATTACTATTTAGGAGCTTGTAATACAGGTGGAGGTGGAGCATTAGCTATGGCTATAGCACTACTAGGAGCAAATAACTGTGCTACAGTTTCTATGCCAGGAAATATAAAAAGTGATGATGAGATAAAAGCTGAAATTGCAGCTGGAAAGAAAGCATTTGGATTTACAGCTCAGCATATAGATGCAGTTGTACCAGTTATTTTAGCAGAGATTTTAAAATAG